In Miscanthus floridulus cultivar M001 chromosome 5, ASM1932011v1, whole genome shotgun sequence, one genomic interval encodes:
- the LOC136450088 gene encoding serine/threonine protein phosphatase 2A 55 kDa regulatory subunit B beta isoform-like isoform X2, with protein sequence MNGAAAPERSPSASPPPAAQAQAPPPPSPTQPLEWRFSQVFGERSAGEEVQDVDIISAIEFNKSGHHLATGDRGGRVVLFERTDVKDHACRKDAEKADYSISRHPEFRYKTEFQSHEPEFDYLKSLEIEEKINQIKWCQAANGALFLLSTNDKTIKFWKVQEKKVKKVSEMNLDRSSTPANGSPGGVGYLSPSLSNGNALKPGGLPLLRLPVVTSQETSLAVSCRRVYAHAHDYHINSISNNSDGETFISADDLRINLWNLEISNQSFNIIDVKPTNMEDLTEVITSAEFHPTHCNTLAYSSSKGSIRLVDLRQSALCDTHSQIFEQHEAPGSRSFFTEIIASISDIKFSKDGRHILSRDYMTLKLWDVKMNSGPVATFQVHEYLRPKLCDLYENDSIFDKFECCQSGDGLRVATGSYSNIFRVFGCGTGSSEATTLEATRNPTRRQLQNPTRATRSLSTLTRAVRRGGESTGIDANGNSYDLSTKLLHLAWHPSENLIACAAANSLYMYYA encoded by the exons ATGAACGGCGCTGCGGCACCGGAGCGCTCGCCCTCAGCCTCGCCCCCGCCTGCGGCCCAGgcacaggcgccgccgccgccctccccgACTCAGCCGCTCGAGTGGAGGTTCTCGCAGGTGTTCGGCGAGCGCAGCGCCGGGGAGGAAGTCCAGGATG TTGACATCATCTCAGCAATAGAATTCAATAAATCAGGACATCATCTTGCCACTGGAGACAGAGGTGGACGAGTTGTTTTATTTGAAAGGACCGATGTCAAAGAT cATGCCTGTAGAAAAGATGCTGAGAAAGCTGATTATTCTATCAGCAGGCATCCCGAATTTCGCTACAAAACTGAGTTTCAAAGCCACGAACCAGAG TTTGATTACCTTAAGAGCTTGGAAATTGAAGAGAAGATTAACCAAATAAAGTGGTGTCAAGCAGCAAACGGTGCATTGTTTCTTCTATCCACAAATGACAAAACAATAAAGTTTTGGAAG GTCCAAGAAAAGAAGGTAAAAAAGGTATCTGAGATGAATTTGGACCGTTCAAGTACTCCTGCAAATGGTAGTCCTGGTGGCGTGGGCTATCTGAGCCCATCTCTCTCAAATGGCAATGCTCTAAAACCTGGCGGGCTTCCTTTGCTTCGCCTGCCTGTG GTTACAAGCCAAGAAACAAGTCTTGCCGTGAGCTGCCGAAGAGTATATGCTCATGCACATGACTACCATATAAATTCGATATCAAATAACAG CGATGGTGAGACATTTATATCAGCTGATGATTTGCGGATAAATCTCTGGAATTTGGAAATCAGCAATCAAAGTTTCAATATTATTGATGTTAAGCCTACAAACATGGAAGATCTCACTG AGGTGATAACATCTGCTGAATTCCATCCTACTCATTGCAATACATTGGCGTATAGTAGCTCTAAGGGCTCCATTCGACTTGTTGATCTGCGGCAATCAGCCCTTTGCGACACTCATTCCCAAAT CTTTGAGCAGCATGAGGCCCCAGGTTCAAGATCATTTTTCACAGAGATTATAGCTTCAATTTCGGACATAAAGTTTTCGAAGGATGGGAGACATATTCTCAGTCGCGATTACATGACTCTGAAG CTTTGGGATGTTAAGATGAATTCTGGTCCAGTTGCAACATTCCAGGTTCATGAGTATCTAAGGCCTAAG TTATGCGATTTATATGAAAATGACTCAATTTTTGACAAATTTGAGTGTTGTCAAAGTGGTGATGGATTAAGAGTAGCAACTGGTTCCTACAG CAACATTTTCCGTGTGTTTGGTTGCGGTACTGGTAGCAGTGAGGCAACAACACTTGAAGCAACTCGAAACCCTACAAG GAGGCAGCTCCAGAATCCCACTAGAGCTACCAGATCCCTAAGTACTCTGACAAGGGCAGTTAGACGAG GTGGAGAAAGCACTGGAATAGATGCCAATGGAAATTCCTATGATCTGAGCACAAAGTTGCTCCATTTGGCTTGGCACCCATCTGAAAACCTAATTGCGTGTGCTGCAGCCAATAGCTTGTACATGTACTACGCATAA
- the LOC136450088 gene encoding serine/threonine protein phosphatase 2A 55 kDa regulatory subunit B beta isoform-like isoform X1, which produces MNGAAAPERSPSASPPPAAQAQAPPPPSPTQPLEWRFSQVFGERSAGEEVQDVDIISAIEFNKSGHHLATGDRGGRVVLFERTDVKDHACRKDAEKADYSISRHPEFRYKTEFQSHEPEFDYLKSLEIEEKINQIKWCQAANGALFLLSTNDKTIKFWKVQEKKVKKVSEMNLDRSSTPANGSPGGVGYLSPSLSNGNALKPGGLPLLRLPVVVTSQETSLAVSCRRVYAHAHDYHINSISNNSDGETFISADDLRINLWNLEISNQSFNIIDVKPTNMEDLTEVITSAEFHPTHCNTLAYSSSKGSIRLVDLRQSALCDTHSQIFEQHEAPGSRSFFTEIIASISDIKFSKDGRHILSRDYMTLKLWDVKMNSGPVATFQVHEYLRPKLCDLYENDSIFDKFECCQSGDGLRVATGSYSNIFRVFGCGTGSSEATTLEATRNPTRRQLQNPTRATRSLSTLTRAVRRGGESTGIDANGNSYDLSTKLLHLAWHPSENLIACAAANSLYMYYA; this is translated from the exons ATGAACGGCGCTGCGGCACCGGAGCGCTCGCCCTCAGCCTCGCCCCCGCCTGCGGCCCAGgcacaggcgccgccgccgccctccccgACTCAGCCGCTCGAGTGGAGGTTCTCGCAGGTGTTCGGCGAGCGCAGCGCCGGGGAGGAAGTCCAGGATG TTGACATCATCTCAGCAATAGAATTCAATAAATCAGGACATCATCTTGCCACTGGAGACAGAGGTGGACGAGTTGTTTTATTTGAAAGGACCGATGTCAAAGAT cATGCCTGTAGAAAAGATGCTGAGAAAGCTGATTATTCTATCAGCAGGCATCCCGAATTTCGCTACAAAACTGAGTTTCAAAGCCACGAACCAGAG TTTGATTACCTTAAGAGCTTGGAAATTGAAGAGAAGATTAACCAAATAAAGTGGTGTCAAGCAGCAAACGGTGCATTGTTTCTTCTATCCACAAATGACAAAACAATAAAGTTTTGGAAG GTCCAAGAAAAGAAGGTAAAAAAGGTATCTGAGATGAATTTGGACCGTTCAAGTACTCCTGCAAATGGTAGTCCTGGTGGCGTGGGCTATCTGAGCCCATCTCTCTCAAATGGCAATGCTCTAAAACCTGGCGGGCTTCCTTTGCTTCGCCTGCCTGTGGTA GTTACAAGCCAAGAAACAAGTCTTGCCGTGAGCTGCCGAAGAGTATATGCTCATGCACATGACTACCATATAAATTCGATATCAAATAACAG CGATGGTGAGACATTTATATCAGCTGATGATTTGCGGATAAATCTCTGGAATTTGGAAATCAGCAATCAAAGTTTCAATATTATTGATGTTAAGCCTACAAACATGGAAGATCTCACTG AGGTGATAACATCTGCTGAATTCCATCCTACTCATTGCAATACATTGGCGTATAGTAGCTCTAAGGGCTCCATTCGACTTGTTGATCTGCGGCAATCAGCCCTTTGCGACACTCATTCCCAAAT CTTTGAGCAGCATGAGGCCCCAGGTTCAAGATCATTTTTCACAGAGATTATAGCTTCAATTTCGGACATAAAGTTTTCGAAGGATGGGAGACATATTCTCAGTCGCGATTACATGACTCTGAAG CTTTGGGATGTTAAGATGAATTCTGGTCCAGTTGCAACATTCCAGGTTCATGAGTATCTAAGGCCTAAG TTATGCGATTTATATGAAAATGACTCAATTTTTGACAAATTTGAGTGTTGTCAAAGTGGTGATGGATTAAGAGTAGCAACTGGTTCCTACAG CAACATTTTCCGTGTGTTTGGTTGCGGTACTGGTAGCAGTGAGGCAACAACACTTGAAGCAACTCGAAACCCTACAAG GAGGCAGCTCCAGAATCCCACTAGAGCTACCAGATCCCTAAGTACTCTGACAAGGGCAGTTAGACGAG GTGGAGAAAGCACTGGAATAGATGCCAATGGAAATTCCTATGATCTGAGCACAAAGTTGCTCCATTTGGCTTGGCACCCATCTGAAAACCTAATTGCGTGTGCTGCAGCCAATAGCTTGTACATGTACTACGCATAA